One Leucobacter muris DNA segment encodes these proteins:
- a CDS encoding GuaB3 family IMP dehydrogenase-related protein yields MSNEIEIGRGKRARRVYTFDEIGIVPTRRTRDPELVSTAWSIDAFQFDIPVLGAPMDSVMSPATAIELGRLGGLGVLNLEGLWTRHEDPEPLLAELAGIDDEVAAVHRMRELYSAPIRPELITARLGEIREAGVTVAGALSPHRTAEFTETVVQAGVDLFVIRGNTVSAEHVAKEGREPLNLKQFIYELDVPVIVGGAATYQSALHLMRTGAAGVLVGFGGGASSTTRATLGIRAPMATAIADVAGARTDYLDESGGRYVHVIADGGLGTSGDLIKAMACGADAVMLGSALAKASDAPGSGWHWGQEAHHEDLPRGRRMRVAPVAPLSEIVNGPAHVADGSANLIGALRRAMATTGYSELKEFQRVGVVHAER; encoded by the coding sequence GTGAGTAACGAGATCGAGATCGGGCGGGGCAAGCGCGCCCGCCGCGTGTACACCTTCGACGAGATCGGCATCGTGCCGACCCGGCGCACCCGCGACCCCGAGCTCGTCTCGACCGCGTGGTCGATCGACGCGTTCCAGTTCGACATCCCCGTGCTCGGCGCGCCCATGGACTCCGTCATGTCGCCCGCCACCGCGATCGAGCTCGGCCGCCTCGGCGGTCTCGGCGTGCTCAACCTCGAGGGCCTCTGGACCCGCCACGAGGATCCCGAGCCGCTGCTCGCCGAGCTCGCCGGCATCGACGACGAGGTCGCCGCCGTGCACCGCATGCGCGAGCTCTACTCGGCGCCGATCCGACCCGAGCTCATCACGGCCCGGCTCGGCGAGATCCGCGAGGCCGGCGTGACCGTCGCCGGCGCGCTGTCGCCGCACCGCACCGCCGAGTTCACCGAGACCGTGGTGCAGGCGGGCGTCGACCTGTTCGTGATCCGCGGCAACACCGTCTCGGCCGAGCACGTCGCGAAAGAGGGGCGCGAGCCCCTCAACCTCAAGCAGTTCATCTACGAGCTCGACGTGCCCGTGATCGTGGGCGGCGCCGCCACCTACCAGTCGGCCCTCCACCTCATGCGGACGGGCGCGGCCGGCGTGCTCGTCGGCTTCGGCGGGGGAGCGTCCTCGACCACCCGCGCCACGCTCGGCATCCGCGCACCCATGGCGACCGCGATCGCCGACGTCGCCGGGGCGCGCACCGACTACCTCGACGAGTCGGGCGGGCGCTACGTGCACGTGATCGCCGACGGCGGCCTCGGCACCTCAGGCGACCTCATCAAGGCGATGGCGTGCGGCGCCGACGCCGTCATGCTCGGCTCGGCGCTCGCCAAGGCCTCCGACGCCCCCGGCAGCGGCTGGCACTGGGGCCAGGAGGCCCACCACGAGGATCTGCCGCGCGGCAGGCGCATGCGGGTCGCACCCGTGGCCCCGCTCTCGGAGATCGTGAACGGCCCGGCGCACGTCGCCGACGGCAGCGCCAACCTGATCGGCGCGCTGCGCCGCGCGATGGCGACGACCGGCTACTCGGAACTCAAGGAGTTCCAGCGCGTCGGTGTCGTGCACGCCGAGCGCTAG
- a CDS encoding SURF1 family protein encodes MSSTQPHPSGSADQPQPEPDAPQPTPQGRSKRPEYLGDPTLAQVMRRPRWILALVFAMLVAAVFAWLGQWQMDSAVRNAAVEEVDTETPRPLAEASDTLMGVTDEGAGVVVRLEGAFVPGDSRIVAPRLNDGENGAWVVGHLVTEGPDAEPGAHLAVAIGWAASEADAERAIETLEADPAFAEGRALEGRFMPPEGPQVPGAGEEPQVMRTMIPAFLANVWTGVDSPVYSGYLVLHDTGAAAPLLAEADLDPVDSVAPLPPETVNWLNIFYGVEWIVFAGFALFLWYRLTRDAWEKEHELKLLQAAQE; translated from the coding sequence TTGTCCTCGACCCAGCCCCACCCGTCGGGCTCTGCGGATCAGCCGCAGCCCGAGCCCGACGCGCCGCAGCCGACCCCGCAGGGGCGGTCGAAGCGACCCGAGTACCTGGGCGACCCCACCCTCGCGCAGGTGATGCGCAGGCCCCGCTGGATCCTCGCCCTCGTGTTCGCCATGCTCGTGGCCGCGGTCTTCGCGTGGCTCGGGCAGTGGCAGATGGACAGCGCCGTGCGCAACGCCGCGGTCGAGGAGGTCGACACCGAGACCCCGCGCCCGCTCGCGGAGGCCTCCGACACGCTCATGGGCGTCACCGACGAGGGCGCCGGAGTGGTCGTACGCCTCGAGGGCGCATTCGTACCCGGCGACTCGCGCATCGTCGCCCCCCGCCTCAACGACGGCGAGAACGGCGCCTGGGTCGTCGGCCACCTCGTCACCGAGGGCCCCGACGCCGAACCGGGCGCGCACCTCGCCGTCGCGATCGGCTGGGCGGCGAGCGAGGCCGACGCCGAACGCGCGATCGAGACGCTCGAGGCGGATCCCGCGTTCGCCGAAGGCCGCGCCCTCGAGGGGCGCTTCATGCCCCCCGAGGGGCCGCAGGTGCCCGGTGCGGGCGAGGAACCGCAGGTCATGCGCACCATGATCCCGGCCTTCCTCGCGAACGTGTGGACCGGCGTCGACAGCCCCGTCTACTCGGGCTACCTCGTGCTGCACGACACCGGGGCCGCCGCTCCGCTGCTCGCGGAGGCCGACCTCGACCCCGTCGACTCGGTCGCCCCGCTGCCGCCCGAGACCGTCAACTGGCTCAACATCTTCTACGGGGTCGAGTGGATCGTGTTCGCCGGCTTCGCCCTCTTTCTCTGGTACCGCCTCACCCGCGACGCCTGGGAGAAGGAGCACGAACTCAAGCTGCTCCAAGCGGCGCAAGAATAG
- a CDS encoding DUF3817 domain-containing protein yields MQLQPKPSDYPRIRKALSFYKVTSVITGVMLLLLCAVMVMKYVFNVQLFLFTPDGFANFYPLAPEGVEADFAPQGFDLFKAILIAHGWFYVIYLVSDFLLWSPMRWSFWRFILIALGGVVPFMSFFLEARIVREVTGFLNAREAEAAAAPLQ; encoded by the coding sequence ATGCAACTGCAGCCCAAGCCGTCCGATTACCCGCGCATTCGCAAGGCATTGAGCTTCTACAAGGTCACCTCGGTGATCACCGGCGTGATGCTCCTGCTGCTCTGCGCCGTGATGGTCATGAAGTACGTCTTCAACGTGCAGCTCTTCCTCTTCACGCCCGACGGCTTCGCCAACTTCTACCCGCTCGCCCCCGAGGGGGTCGAGGCCGACTTCGCCCCCCAGGGCTTCGACCTGTTCAAGGCGATCCTCATCGCCCACGGCTGGTTCTACGTGATCTACCTGGTCTCCGACTTCCTGCTGTGGAGCCCCATGCGCTGGAGCTTCTGGCGCTTCATCCTCATCGCCCTCGGCGGCGTGGTGCCCTTCATGTCGTTCTTCCTGGAGGCCCGCATCGTGCGCGAGGTCACCGGCTTCCTGAACGCTCGCGAGGCCGAGGCCGCAGCGGCCCCGCTTCAGTAG
- the guaB gene encoding IMP dehydrogenase, giving the protein MEQRDPFAFTGLTYDDVLLLPAHTDVIPSDADTSTQLTRRIRLNIPLISAAMDTVTETRMAVSMARNGGLGILHRNLSIQDQAEMVDRVKRSEAGMITNPVTTSVDATVAEVDALCGEYRVSGLPVVDSNGVLLGIITNRDMRFIDPKDRSQVRVSEAMTKMPLITGPVGISRDDAAAIFRRHKIEKLPLVDDEGRLTGLITVKDFDKEGQYPLATKDDAGRLRVGAAVGFFGDAWKRAGELIDAGVDVLVVDTANGDSKGVLDIIAKIKSDPAFAGVDVIGGNVATYAGAKAIADAGADAVKVGVGPGSICTTRVIAGVGVPQVTAVYEAAKAATPAGIPVIADGGLQYSGDIAKALVAGASSVMMGSLLAGTDESPGDLVFVGGKQYKNYRGMGSLGALQTRGERTSYSKDRYFQADVPSDEKLIPEGIEGQVPYRGPVGAVTHQMIGGLRQSMFYVGARSIEELKQRGEFVRITSAGLKESHPHDVQMVVEAPNYKR; this is encoded by the coding sequence ATGGAACAGCGCGACCCCTTCGCGTTCACCGGTCTGACCTACGACGATGTGCTGCTGCTTCCGGCGCACACCGACGTCATCCCGAGCGACGCGGACACCTCGACCCAGCTCACGCGTCGCATCCGCCTCAACATCCCGCTGATCTCGGCGGCCATGGACACGGTGACCGAGACCCGCATGGCGGTCTCGATGGCGCGCAACGGCGGCCTCGGCATCCTGCACCGCAACCTGTCGATCCAGGATCAGGCCGAGATGGTGGATCGGGTCAAGCGCAGCGAGGCGGGCATGATCACCAACCCGGTCACCACGTCGGTCGACGCGACCGTGGCCGAGGTCGACGCGCTCTGCGGCGAGTACCGCGTCTCGGGCCTGCCCGTCGTCGACTCGAACGGGGTGCTGCTCGGCATCATCACGAACCGCGACATGCGCTTCATCGATCCGAAGGACCGCTCGCAGGTGCGCGTCTCCGAGGCCATGACGAAGATGCCGCTCATCACGGGCCCCGTGGGCATCTCCCGCGACGACGCCGCGGCGATCTTCCGCCGGCACAAGATCGAGAAGCTGCCGCTCGTCGACGACGAGGGCCGCCTCACCGGCCTCATCACGGTGAAGGACTTCGACAAGGAAGGGCAGTATCCGCTCGCCACGAAAGACGACGCCGGCCGTCTGCGCGTGGGCGCGGCGGTGGGCTTCTTCGGCGACGCCTGGAAGCGCGCGGGCGAACTGATCGACGCCGGCGTCGACGTGCTGGTGGTCGACACCGCCAACGGCGACAGCAAGGGCGTGCTCGACATCATCGCGAAGATCAAGAGCGACCCCGCCTTCGCGGGCGTCGACGTGATCGGCGGCAACGTGGCGACGTACGCCGGCGCGAAGGCGATCGCGGACGCGGGCGCCGACGCCGTCAAGGTGGGCGTCGGGCCGGGCTCGATCTGCACGACGCGCGTCATCGCGGGCGTAGGCGTGCCGCAGGTGACCGCCGTGTACGAGGCGGCGAAGGCGGCGACCCCCGCCGGCATCCCCGTCATCGCCGACGGCGGCCTGCAGTACTCGGGCGACATCGCGAAGGCGCTCGTCGCGGGCGCGTCCTCGGTGATGATGGGGTCGCTGCTGGCCGGAACCGACGAGAGCCCCGGCGACCTGGTCTTCGTGGGCGGCAAGCAGTACAAGAACTACCGCGGCATGGGGTCGCTGGGCGCGCTGCAGACGCGCGGCGAGCGCACCTCCTACTCGAAGGACCGCTACTTCCAGGCCGACGTGCCGAGCGACGAGAAGCTGATCCCCGAGGGGATCGAGGGCCAGGTGCCCTATCGCGGCCCGGTGGGCGCGGTGACCCACCAGATGATCGGCGGCCTGCGCCAGTCGATGTTCTACGTGGGGGCCCGCTCGATCGAGGAGCTGAAGCAGCGCGGCGAGTTCGTGCGCATCACCTCGGCGGGGCTCAAGGAGAGCCACCCGCACGACGTGCAGATGGTCGTCGAAGCCCCCAACTACAAGCGCTGA
- a CDS encoding saccharopine dehydrogenase NADP-binding domain-containing protein, producing MHRSVIIIGAGGLGQQIAAAARIRGCRWRITLVDRDRERVDEAVAGLRALAVAPSPHVEGIALDALDEQGLRSLIEASRADAVVNVATLLPVERWWAIAGRQDVGRGFNELGFGPWLALHLVIASAVASAVGASEPRPLFMNAAYPDAINALLARWHGFAPAGAGNIRLLEPGLRTALSERAGSAGDDLEIALSAHYVHVRNLLMREPELPQGWRLSITWRGAPEGPGADEQRALLRRAGAAVPRGAASHTWTATSIVEDLEALLGQGPARRSLMAGPLGMVGGYPVELAEGSVRLALPEDWDEGELAAEQRRAARLDGIGGIDPPGRRRVLALRSRPLSEHHGRRPRAGHPRERRGRRALATRNPSQAMTRNGSGTERAP from the coding sequence ATGCACAGATCAGTCATCATCATCGGGGCCGGCGGACTCGGCCAGCAGATCGCGGCGGCGGCGAGAATCCGCGGATGCCGCTGGCGCATCACGCTCGTGGATCGCGACCGGGAACGCGTCGACGAGGCGGTCGCGGGCCTCCGAGCGCTGGCCGTCGCGCCCTCGCCCCACGTCGAGGGCATCGCTCTCGACGCGCTCGACGAGCAGGGCCTGCGATCGCTCATCGAGGCCTCCCGAGCGGACGCCGTCGTGAACGTCGCGACGCTGCTGCCGGTCGAACGGTGGTGGGCCATCGCCGGGAGGCAGGACGTGGGCCGCGGTTTCAACGAACTCGGCTTCGGGCCCTGGCTGGCGCTGCACCTGGTGATCGCCTCGGCCGTCGCCTCAGCGGTCGGCGCGAGCGAACCCCGACCGCTGTTCATGAACGCCGCCTACCCCGACGCCATCAACGCGCTGCTCGCCCGCTGGCACGGCTTCGCCCCCGCGGGGGCGGGGAACATCAGGCTCCTCGAGCCCGGACTCCGCACGGCGCTGTCAGAGCGCGCCGGTTCAGCCGGCGATGACCTCGAGATCGCTCTGAGCGCGCACTACGTGCACGTGAGGAACCTGCTCATGCGGGAGCCCGAGCTGCCGCAGGGGTGGCGGCTGAGCATCACCTGGCGGGGAGCGCCGGAGGGGCCGGGCGCGGACGAGCAGCGCGCACTGCTGAGGCGAGCCGGGGCCGCCGTGCCGCGCGGAGCCGCTTCCCACACCTGGACGGCGACCTCGATCGTCGAGGATCTCGAAGCACTCCTCGGGCAGGGGCCCGCGCGGCGCAGCCTCATGGCCGGTCCGCTGGGGATGGTCGGCGGGTATCCCGTCGAGCTCGCCGAGGGCTCGGTGCGGCTCGCCCTGCCCGAGGACTGGGACGAGGGCGAGCTCGCAGCCGAGCAGCGGCGAGCCGCCCGGCTGGACGGCATCGGCGGGATCGACCCCCCGGGGCGCCGTCGAGTTCTCGCCCTCCGCTCGCGACCTCTATCAGAGCATCACGGGCGCCGCCCTCGAGCCGGTCACCCGCGAGAACGTCGCGGACGTCGCGCGCTCGCAACTCGAAATCCTTCGCAAGCTATGACCCGCAACGGGTCGGGAACGGAACGTGCACCATGA
- a CDS encoding NAD(P)/FAD-dependent oxidoreductase has translation MTKQQTVAIVGGGVAGLGAALGLMDHGFAGRVVLIESETELGQRGSRRAAGALRRAGRADAEAELAERAFAHWRALEKRFSVDVGIRQGGVLLVGSSAEHVADLREKHARAGRGGGATRLLEREEIRGLMPWIRHDVELGLLSPEDGQVDPALATQQVAKLVRSHGRVEIRSGAAVTGIEQRAGRWRLALAGGEPIESDWLILAAGAAAPRILESAGLTLPVMSAKVVTLRSAPVEPRFAQFFQDWDAQLFLRQNVRGELQFGCLGQDLIRVDDGVSDREAALVLEAFRHSLPGLGEPRVVDSWAGIIDESRDRLPIIGSIDGADRLLVAAGWSGHGFLLGPYVGDLIARQVMTGEPDPILMPFAPARFSYSPSTSNVDA, from the coding sequence ATGACGAAGCAGCAGACCGTGGCGATCGTGGGCGGAGGCGTCGCCGGGCTCGGAGCGGCCCTCGGGCTGATGGATCACGGGTTCGCGGGGCGCGTGGTGCTCATCGAGAGCGAGACGGAACTCGGGCAGCGCGGCTCCCGCCGAGCGGCGGGCGCCCTGCGGCGCGCCGGCCGCGCCGACGCGGAGGCAGAGCTCGCGGAACGGGCGTTCGCGCACTGGCGCGCGCTCGAGAAGCGGTTCTCCGTCGACGTCGGCATCCGGCAGGGGGGCGTGCTGCTCGTCGGATCCTCGGCCGAGCACGTCGCCGACCTGAGGGAGAAGCACGCCCGCGCCGGTCGAGGGGGAGGCGCGACGCGACTCCTGGAGCGCGAGGAGATCCGCGGTCTCATGCCGTGGATCCGGCACGACGTCGAACTCGGTCTGCTCAGCCCCGAGGACGGCCAGGTGGACCCGGCGCTCGCCACCCAGCAGGTCGCGAAGCTCGTGCGCTCCCACGGCCGCGTCGAGATCCGGTCCGGCGCCGCGGTGACGGGCATCGAGCAGCGCGCCGGCCGCTGGAGACTCGCGCTCGCGGGTGGAGAACCGATCGAGTCGGACTGGCTGATCCTCGCGGCGGGAGCCGCCGCACCGCGGATCCTCGAGTCGGCGGGGCTCACGCTCCCCGTCATGAGCGCCAAGGTCGTGACGCTGCGCTCGGCGCCCGTCGAGCCGCGCTTCGCGCAGTTCTTCCAGGACTGGGACGCCCAGCTCTTCCTGCGGCAGAACGTGCGCGGAGAGCTGCAGTTCGGCTGCCTCGGACAGGACCTCATCCGCGTCGACGACGGCGTATCCGACCGGGAGGCGGCTCTCGTGCTCGAAGCCTTCCGGCATTCGCTCCCGGGTCTCGGCGAGCCGCGGGTGGTCGACTCCTGGGCGGGGATCATCGACGAGTCCCGCGACCGCCTGCCGATCATCGGGTCGATCGATGGGGCCGACCGCCTGCTGGTCGCGGCGGGGTGGTCCGGGCACGGCTTCCTGCTCGGGCCGTACGTCGGCGACCTCATCGCACGCCAGGTGATGACGGGGGAGCCCGATCCGATCCTGATGCCGTTCGCCCCCGCACGGTTCTCGTACTCGCCGAGCACGAGCAACGTCGACGCCTAG
- a CDS encoding mandelate racemase/muconate lactonizing enzyme family protein, whose protein sequence is MKIREIVVRIIDADGLSFSLGEGFRLGQELLLVEVVTDSGARGTGGTSTYGNGRELVESILSTYAPMLLGRDPFDTEGFWKRALGVIKLYAAPQAAAALDLALWDLIGTLAQQPVYRLLGGGRERIPVYGSLPHLPTVEEHVELIDAYRSERGLTAFKIHLSGRVRDDLRLVEELRERVGDETVLLADAVGHYDYTDALRVGRALESAGFEWFEMPMEDYLEEGYRKLSSTLEIPITTGEVTNATLFANANAIAGRGWSIVRGDVANWGGITQGRKLSALAEAFGLRCEFHSWGFAVNQFANLHAMLPCPTSRYFEWPIPPQPFEFGFAPVVVRDGFAAAPTLPGLGLVPDVDRLDRGEQFREVFARE, encoded by the coding sequence ATGAAGATTCGCGAGATCGTCGTTCGGATCATCGACGCCGACGGGCTGTCGTTCTCCCTCGGAGAGGGGTTTCGCCTCGGGCAGGAACTGCTGCTCGTGGAGGTCGTCACCGACTCCGGTGCGAGGGGAACCGGCGGCACGTCGACCTACGGCAACGGGCGCGAACTGGTGGAGTCCATCCTCAGCACCTACGCCCCGATGCTGCTCGGGCGCGACCCCTTCGACACGGAGGGGTTCTGGAAGCGCGCCCTCGGGGTGATCAAGCTCTACGCCGCGCCTCAGGCCGCGGCCGCCCTCGACCTCGCGCTGTGGGACCTGATCGGCACGCTCGCCCAGCAGCCCGTCTACCGCCTGCTCGGCGGCGGCCGCGAACGCATCCCCGTGTACGGTTCGCTCCCGCATCTGCCGACCGTCGAGGAGCACGTCGAGCTCATCGACGCCTACCGCAGCGAGCGCGGGCTGACCGCCTTCAAGATCCACCTCTCCGGTCGGGTGCGGGACGACCTGCGCCTCGTCGAGGAGTTGCGGGAGCGCGTCGGCGACGAGACCGTGCTGCTCGCCGACGCGGTCGGGCACTACGACTACACCGACGCGCTGCGGGTCGGACGAGCACTCGAGTCGGCCGGCTTCGAGTGGTTCGAGATGCCGATGGAGGACTACCTCGAAGAGGGGTACCGCAAGCTGAGCTCGACGCTCGAGATCCCGATCACCACGGGCGAGGTCACCAATGCGACCCTCTTCGCGAACGCGAACGCGATCGCCGGCAGAGGATGGAGCATCGTGCGGGGAGACGTCGCGAACTGGGGCGGCATCACGCAGGGCCGGAAGCTCAGCGCGCTGGCGGAGGCCTTCGGCCTGCGGTGCGAGTTCCACTCGTGGGGGTTCGCGGTCAACCAGTTCGCGAATCTGCACGCCATGCTGCCCTGCCCGACTTCGCGCTACTTCGAGTGGCCGATCCCGCCGCAGCCGTTCGAGTTCGGCTTCGCGCCCGTCGTGGTGCGCGACGGCTTCGCAGCGGCGCCCACCCTTCCGGGCCTCGGGCTCGTGCCCGACGTCGACCGCCTCGACCGCGGGGAGCAGTTCCGCGAGGTCTTCGCGCGGGAGTAG
- the rarD gene encoding EamA family transporter RarD has product MTRSGLGYGLGAYLIWGVFPFFFGLIAVVGPFEVVPWRVGATLTFCVILVSATRRWGQVGAILRSPRLLGWFTLSALLLYANWQLFVIGVMTGHVLETSLGYFINPLFTILIGVIVRKEQLTRPQWIAVGIAAAGVAAAAVAYGAFPWIALGIATSFGLYGAVHKHAGEQVDGITGLTVETFASLPVAAVQLLIVAGVSGIGVFSFGPGITALVMFSGIMTAVPLILFGEATRRLPLSYMGFLQFLTPILGFLYGYFVMHEEMPVSRWVGFIAVWIALIILIADMVAQIRRSPTAQTNTGPIPLD; this is encoded by the coding sequence ATGACTCGTTCAGGACTGGGATACGGGCTGGGCGCCTACCTCATCTGGGGTGTCTTCCCCTTCTTCTTCGGCCTCATCGCGGTGGTCGGGCCGTTCGAGGTGGTGCCCTGGCGGGTCGGCGCGACCCTCACGTTCTGCGTGATCCTCGTCTCCGCGACCCGTCGCTGGGGCCAGGTGGGGGCGATCCTGCGCTCGCCGCGACTGCTCGGCTGGTTCACCCTCTCAGCGCTGCTGCTCTACGCGAACTGGCAGCTCTTCGTGATCGGCGTGATGACGGGGCACGTGCTCGAGACCTCGCTCGGCTACTTCATCAACCCGCTCTTCACGATCCTCATCGGCGTCATCGTGCGCAAGGAGCAGCTCACGCGTCCCCAGTGGATCGCGGTCGGGATCGCGGCCGCGGGCGTCGCGGCCGCCGCGGTCGCCTACGGCGCCTTCCCGTGGATCGCGCTCGGCATCGCGACGTCGTTCGGCCTCTACGGCGCCGTGCACAAGCACGCGGGGGAGCAGGTCGACGGCATCACCGGCCTCACCGTCGAGACCTTCGCATCGCTGCCCGTCGCGGCCGTGCAGCTGCTGATCGTCGCGGGCGTCTCGGGGATCGGCGTCTTCTCCTTCGGCCCCGGCATCACCGCGCTCGTGATGTTCAGCGGCATCATGACGGCGGTGCCCCTCATCCTCTTCGGAGAGGCCACGCGCAGGCTGCCGCTCTCCTATATGGGGTTCCTGCAGTTCCTCACCCCGATCCTCGGCTTCCTCTACGGCTACTTCGTGATGCACGAGGAGATGCCCGTCAGCCGGTGGGTCGGATTCATCGCGGTGTGGATCGCGCTCATCATTCTCATCGCCGACATGGTCGCGCAGATCCGGCGTTCGCCCACCGCACAGACGAACACCGGGCCGATTCCCTTAGACTGA
- the guaA gene encoding glutamine-hydrolyzing GMP synthase, which yields MAEQTDTDHRPVLVVDFGAQYAQLIARRVREAGVYSELVPHSITAAEVEAKQPLGIVLSGGPSSVYEEGAPQFDPAIFELGVPVLGICYGFQVMARALGGEVGNTGDREYGATEARIVGDGGAILGGQPETQNVWMSHGDAVQRAPEGFDVLARTSVTPVAAFGSPEKKLYGVQWHPEVKHSDHGQRILENFLHHVAGIPADWNAGNVIAEQVERIRAQVGDARVISALSGGVDSAVSTALVHKAIGDQLTAVFVDHGLLRQGEREQVERDYVASTGVNLITIDAADVFLGHLEGVTDPEEKRKIIGREFIRAFEQVQLDLVAEAKAEGEKVKFLVQGTLYPDVVESGGGSGTANIKSHHNVGGLPEDLDFELIEPLRTLFKDEVREIGRELGIPEAIVGRQPFPGPGLGIRIVGEVTRDRLETLRAADAIAREELTAAGLDSEIWQCPVVLLADVRSVGVQGDGRTYGHPIVLRPVSSEDAMTADWTRVPYEVLARISNRITNQVPEVNRVVLDVTSKPPGTIEWE from the coding sequence ATGGCAGAACAGACTGACACGGACCACCGCCCGGTTCTCGTGGTCGACTTCGGTGCGCAGTACGCGCAGCTGATCGCGCGCCGCGTGCGCGAGGCCGGCGTGTACTCCGAGCTCGTGCCGCACAGCATCACCGCGGCCGAGGTCGAGGCGAAGCAGCCGCTCGGCATCGTGCTCTCGGGCGGTCCGTCGTCCGTGTACGAGGAGGGCGCCCCGCAGTTCGACCCCGCGATCTTCGAGCTCGGCGTGCCCGTGCTCGGCATCTGCTACGGCTTCCAGGTGATGGCCCGCGCCCTCGGCGGCGAGGTCGGCAACACCGGCGACCGCGAGTACGGCGCCACCGAGGCCCGTATCGTCGGCGACGGCGGCGCGATCCTCGGCGGCCAGCCCGAGACGCAGAACGTCTGGATGAGCCACGGCGACGCCGTGCAGCGGGCGCCCGAGGGCTTCGACGTGCTGGCGCGCACCTCGGTCACCCCCGTCGCCGCGTTCGGCTCGCCCGAGAAGAAGCTGTACGGGGTGCAGTGGCATCCCGAGGTCAAGCACTCCGACCACGGCCAGCGCATCCTCGAGAACTTCCTGCACCACGTCGCCGGCATCCCCGCCGACTGGAACGCGGGCAACGTGATCGCCGAGCAGGTGGAGCGTATCCGCGCCCAGGTGGGCGACGCGCGCGTCATCTCCGCGCTGTCGGGCGGCGTCGACTCGGCCGTCTCGACCGCGCTCGTGCACAAGGCCATCGGCGACCAGCTCACCGCGGTCTTCGTCGACCACGGCCTGCTGCGACAGGGCGAGCGCGAGCAGGTCGAGCGCGACTACGTCGCCTCCACCGGCGTGAACCTCATCACGATCGACGCGGCCGACGTCTTCCTCGGCCACCTCGAGGGCGTCACCGATCCCGAGGAGAAGCGCAAGATCATCGGCCGCGAGTTCATCCGCGCGTTCGAGCAGGTGCAGCTCGACCTCGTCGCCGAGGCGAAGGCCGAGGGCGAGAAGGTGAAGTTCCTCGTGCAGGGCACGCTGTACCCCGACGTGGTCGAGTCGGGCGGCGGATCCGGCACCGCGAACATCAAGTCGCACCACAACGTGGGCGGCCTGCCCGAAGACCTCGACTTCGAGCTGATCGAGCCGCTGCGCACCCTGTTCAAGGACGAGGTGCGCGAGATCGGCCGCGAGCTCGGCATCCCCGAGGCGATCGTGGGCCGTCAGCCGTTCCCCGGCCCCGGCCTCGGCATCCGCATCGTCGGAGAGGTCACCCGGGATCGCCTCGAGACGCTGCGCGCCGCCGACGCGATCGCGCGCGAGGAGCTGACCGCCGCCGGCCTCGACTCCGAGATCTGGCAGTGCCCGGTCGTGCTGCTCGCCGACGTGCGCTCCGTGGGGGTGCAGGGCGACGGTCGCACCTACGGCCACCCGATCGTGCTGCGCCCCGTCTCGTCGGAGGACGCCATGACGGCCGACTGGACGCGCGTGCCCTACGAGGTGCTCGCCCGCATCTCGAACCGCATCACCAACCAGGTGCCCGAGGTCAACCGCGTCGTACTCGACGTCACCTCGAAGCCTCCGGGGACCATCGAGTGGGAGTGA